Proteins encoded within one genomic window of Trichoderma asperellum chromosome 2, complete sequence:
- a CDS encoding uncharacterized protein (EggNog:ENOG41), whose protein sequence is MASELPTLALPSTLSPDDLDSLSELSIVLAKVRAGLKASAPTGATTEATPGGPSSGGQQLSFKDVPGATDKLKHKVQHARAQVRALPDMDRSIDEQKAEIKELETRIEMQRALLEKLRENGMQFSKDAYPGGDKMEL, encoded by the coding sequence ATGGCCTCGGAGCTCCCAACCCTCGCTCTGCCTTCCACCCTGTCCCCGGACGACCTCGACTCTCTCTCCGAGCTGTCCATTGTCCTAGCAAAAGTCCGCGCTGGACTCAAAGCCTCTGCTCCTACCGGTGCTACAACAGAAGCTACTCCTGGTGGACCGAGCAGCGGCGGCCAGCAGCTCTCATTCAAGGACGTTCCCGGTGCCACCGACAAGCTTAAGCACAAAGTACAGCACGCCAGAGCACAAGTCCGCGCGTTACCAGACATGGATCGCTCCATCGACGAGCAAAAGGCCGAAATCAAGGAGCTCGAAACGCGAATTGAGATGCAACGCGCCTTGCTAGAAAAGCTTCGTGAGAACGGAATGCAATTCAGCAAGGACGCATACCCGGGCGGGGACAAGATGGAGTTGTGA